In Ptiloglossa arizonensis isolate GNS036 chromosome 10, iyPtiAriz1_principal, whole genome shotgun sequence, the genomic window AACAGTTCCTCCTTCTCCCTCTGCATGGTCTTGTTCACCGGATCGTTGCAATGTCTCACCAGGAGGAGGACCAGCTGTCTCACTGTCTCGTTGTTGTCCGCTTGCTTCATCACCCTCATTAGAGTACTGGTGCTCGAGGCGTTCAGTTTCCCGAACAGCTTCTCCGCCACCTCTTTCTCCGTGCCGTTTAAGTTCTCGTTGCTGCTCACGGTGTATGGTAACAGCGAGGAGACCAGAGCCTCTTGGGGCAAGGAGTTGGTGGAGGTGATGGATGATGTTATAGTGGTGGTGATACTCGAACGAGTGGTGATCAGAGGCTTCGGAGTGGCGGTGTTATCGGTAGCGAAGGAGGTTGGTAACAAAGAGAACGTGGTGGGCGAATCTTTCTCTCTGGATAGTCTGTGGGGTAAGTTCGATTCGTTGTTGGAGTCTTCGGTGCTGCTGGACGCGTCGTCGAGAGACGGGGTGTTCCCGTATTCCAGACTCTCGTTGCTACCGGTGAAACTATCCGTACCCGAGGACACGGTGGTGCTGACATCAGACTCCAGACCGTGATTGATGCGCTGAGGATCGACAAAGACCGACGTCTCCCACAGATGCGTCACAGCCGGGGACGAGGTCCAATGATTGTTGCTCAACAGTTTCGGTTCTTCCTTCTGGCTCACCGTCTCGAACGAATTGTTGGGGTCCGTGTGTGCGCACGGTGTAGTGTCCACGTCGGTCGTTGTCGAGGTGGTCGGCTCCGTGGACCTGACGGTGGTCGTTGCTCTCTCGGTGGATCCCAGATTGTGTTCGTCCACGCGGTTGTAAACGTTACGGAACTTGGTGTAACTGGATCTCGACGAGCTGTGGGAGATACCACCGGGTCTGGACTCAACGATCACGGATTTGTGATGCTGGAGTTTGCGCGGTTGATCGATCGGTGTCTCGTAGATCTTTGGATTGGACGTGGTTACGCGTACGGCTTGAGCCGACATCGGAGTGCTGGGGTATGTCTCGAGATTGAGAGCTGCCCTCTCGTTCTCCCTGCGAACGGTCTCTGCGTAGCTTTCGTAGAACGGTGGGGTCAGTTGTTGCTCGGGTTTCTTGCTGGTAGCCTTTTTGTTCCAATTGTACGTCGCCATGTGCGCGAATAACGATTCTGGGACCGGGGTGGGGGAGACCACGTAGTTGTCGCTTATAGGAGTGGTGACGAACGATCTCCCGTCAACGTAAGGCTCGGTGACAGTGGTGGCACTGTTGTTCTGGAAACCACCGACTCGATTGCCGGTCTCCTCAACCGGGATGTAATTGTCGGTCACCTGTGGCCCTTTGTCGATCTCGTTGTTCTTCTCGTAGAACATACTCGAGTCGCTCGAGTAAGGTGTGCTGCTCGGTTCAGCGGAGAACATGGTCTCGGTGGGGGGCATGGAAGTTTCGATGTACGTATTGGTCACGGAATTCGTGGACACCAGGTTAGTGCTCGGTTCGTAGCTCTCCTGACTCGAAGTCTTGGGCGTGGTGTAATAGGTGGACGGTAGAGTACCCGGGCTGTCGTAAACCGATTCCTGGACCGTAGTGGGTGGCTCGTAGGTGGTTGGGTACACCGTGGTCAGTTTCTGTCTGAGATCGTTACCGTCGTCGGAGAAGTCCAGGACCTCGTCCTTCTCTCTCACCGACACTGTGTAATCTTCATCGGGGTACTCGGTGGTGGTCCTCCACTGTTCCGAGTCGAGAGTGGTGCTCGACGGTTCCGTTGGTCTGATCTCCGTAAGTACCTTTTTGAAAGTGTCCGGGTCCAAGAGGTACGCGGACAATGCGTGAGTGAAAACCTGGGCCAGCTCGCGGAGCCTGGTGCTGTTGGTCTTGCGCAGATCGTCCAGTGATCCACCGCTCTGTTGCAGCTCGAGGTCTTCGTTGTAGTCCTCGCCGTAGACGCTGGTGTTGTCCAGGCGATCCTCGGTGGTCACGTTGTTGTTCTCGAAAGCGTCGTTCAGCTTGAACAGCTCGGTGTAGGAGTCGATGGTGTGCTGAGTGAGCAAACCGCTGGGCACCGTGACGGTTCCGTTGCTCTTCTTCGAAATGTTCGATTTCTCCGCGTCCTCCTCGGACTCTGGACTGATGGAGGAGTCGGTGGCTTCGTTGGAGTCAAAGTTCTCGGTGGCCGTGGAGAAATACAACGCCAACGAGTGAAGAGTGGCCGGTGCTGGGGGTCCGGACAAGTTCGGGGTTTTCTCGTTCACTTTCAGGTTGTCCGACAAACTGGGCacgtggttttccaagttcttcAACGAATGGAGCATGCTCAACGCGTGCTCCCTCTCGGAGAAACGCGCCGCGTTCGATTTCGATTTACCCGGGGTGCTCGATGTCGAATGCTTCAACTTGGGTATCAAGGTCTTCGCGGACGTGTACGTCGGCACGGTCGGTGTGTACGGAGTGGACCTGGCCGGGGTGCCGGTGGTGGAGTAAGCCTGGTAGTTCCTGGTGAACGGTACGTACGGACCCAGAGTGGACATCACCTTGCCCTGTTTGTACGTGAAGCTCCTATCGTACGGACTTAAATCCTTCTCGGTCGCGGTGTTCTGTTGGTAAGCCAATGTGGTCTTGAACGGTTTCTCCGTGGTCGTGGTGACGTAATTTTGTCGATACACCGGTGAGATCGTGGTAGGGTTCTTGCCACCGGGTGGTCTGCTATATTGACCGTCGAATGCGCTTCGCGTCACGGTGCTCTCGGTGCTCCGTCCGAAACTGTTGCTGCGAACCGAAGAGGTGGGCAGGGGAGCGAATTGATTCGTGGTGTATTTCTGTTGAACGGAGCTGGGCGTTACGCTGTTGTAACGATAGTTCTCCGTGGTCGGATAGAAACGAGTGGTGACCGGCACGTCCGTTCCGGAGTTGCTCGTCCCGGTAATCCTGTCTTTGTTCCTATTTACGTTGTAATTAAAATTCCCTCTGTATTCGTAATTACTGTTGGCGAACAACAGGGACTCGGTGGTCGGTGGAAGGTCGGGATTCGTCGAGGGATTCGTGACCAGGCTTTCCGTGACGTCGTCGTTGCACGGTGGGGTCACGGTTGTCGTCGGGTACTGCGTGGTCGTCTCGTAAGTGGTCGAGGTGACGGGATCCGTGAACAACGAGTAGTCGTTCCTCTGGGTCGAGACGTCGACGTCCCCTCGGTCGATCGTCGCGGTCGTTTGCTCGTAATCCGGACTCCTGGTGGTGGAGTCACGGTTCACGTACAATTGGTAGTAGTACTGATGGGAGTTGCCGCTGTTCTCGTTCAGCCAGTTGCCTCGATTCCCAACGAACGCCGCGCTCTCGGCGAATTGTTGGGACTCCTTCGCCGGGCTGGTGTTGCTCGCCCTGAACGTGGTCGACTCCGTGTAAGACGGTGTCACTCGTTGCGCGACGGTAGAGGTGGTGTTGTTCCTGGAGAAACTCTTGAACTTCAACCTCTTCAACGCTCCTTTCTCGTCGCGTTGACCGTTGGTGTTTCTACCGGCGACGTGGTAGTTCTGAGCCTTCTTCGGGGTGCTGTAGTAGTCCTGACTGGTCGTCGGGTACCTGTTCATGGTACCCTCGTCGGTGTTCCTGGTGAACTGGTTGAACTGTGGCTTGACGCTCGATGTCTGACCGGTTTGGAATCCGTTGCTACCGAACAATTGACCACCGTCCCGTTGGCTGCTGGACTCCTGGCTGAAATTATTACCAGCGTCGAAGTATCGCGAGGTCTTCACCCTGTCCTGAACCTGGTTCTCCAATGGCGGTTCCTCGTACGTTTTTATCCGACCGTTCTGTTTCCCGTCGTAGCTGAGATTCTGAACGTCGTAGTAGTCCTGTTGCCCTCCACTCTCGATCGACTGTTGATAATCCAGCTTGGATTTGCGCGACTCCGCCCGTCTACGTTCCTCCTCGATCAGTTGCTCGCTACTCTGCTCGTAGAGTTCCGTGGACTTGCTGCAGTCCACCTTGAACCACCAATCGCAAATTAGCTGCGATTGCTGGAAGATGGTGCCGTTCGGACAGAGGAACGATATCTTCCGTCCGTTGTCGCAGATGTGGAACACCTGAAAGGAAGAGTCACGATCACAGTGCTTTATCCCCTTTGTTCGCTGAATTCTCCTTCACGGTGTCACGTGCAATTTATAGTTTCACGGAGGAAAGTTTTACGAACATTTCATCCTGGTCTTTCATTCGCTCTCGATTATATCCGTGGCGTCGAATCGCTACCGAGCAACCTCCAATCTTGTATTTGATTAAGGTAATTACGTTGAGCGAGATATATATACAGGATATCCTAGAAGGAGACTACGTAGCTGTACTAGGGTGTTTGGTAGGAATTTTCGAGATGTGGTtgatcgatcgatatttattgCCTGAAGTAGGATTTTGGAAATCTGATTTTAAATcggataaaaaagaaactagaaATCGATAGTTTAATTTTGAAGTTAAATTTGTAGTTTTCTACGTTTTCTCACAATTTGAAATTTGTGAGAAACACCGAAAAAAGTACGGTTTAGATTAGAATACTACGAGTGGACCAATAGTGGACTTTTTCGATTCAGAACAATCTACCAAACGTACCGGTACAGTTGTTTTCTGCTGGATCACCCTCTATATTAAACCGTTGGTTACTTACTTGACAATTTGTCTCCAAGTCCGCGTAGTAACCACCTTTCAGACCTCGACAACTAAACGAGGTGGCCGGTATCGTCGTGAGAGCCGGAAAGTCGACTCCAGGTTGCCCTGTCACGCCtaccgaaaaaaaaacgaaaattctCCGATGATCTTGTATGCAATTTCATCCGGTccattttcaaaatatcgacCATTTCGTATTTTCGTATCTTGGCGTTCGCCGCGCGATATCTAGGAGCTAGAACAGAGCTCGGAAAACAAGCATCGTCGAACACTTGCCATTCCCATGCCCACGTTCGTTGTTTATTACGTCCGAATACgtacaattgaaattttctcgaacCTTTATCGCACGAATGTTTCTATGCAATATAAACGATAGAAAATCATTTCAGAAATTACGGAGAAAATgctggagaaattcttcttcGCGTGTATCTATATTTATGTCTATTTGTACACAATTTTAGCAATTATAATTCGCGGCATATATAGAACATGTGAAGTCAGATTTTACGATCTGGCTTCACATGTTCTATATACGTTTCTCACTCTATCGGTGAGAAAGAGAATCCGCAGGTGTGGTACGAAGTATGTGGCAACAATATCTGTAATTGTTCGAAGATGAATATTTACAACTGcgttctatttttaaattagtTACATCGGTGTTCTTTTCGCAGAAGAAAAGTTTGTCGGTTCGTGTACCTTTGTAGCTTTTGTTTCTATTTCCGGTGCAACTCCATTCGATCGTAAcagaacacacatacacacgcgcgcgcgcacacatacAAGTATCTCATGCAGTATCtacttaaattaaaaataactccGCATCGTTTTTAATTAATGACTGTACGTAACAGAAGTAAGAACGTATTCTTTTGAAGCTCATAGAGACAAAGTCGCTGATGAACGCTGTCcatttccttttcgtttcgttctatcGTGCGTCGATTGCTATTAATTTTCCCGCGATCGGAAGTATCGGTCGTCGCATCGATCAGCTTCAAAAGAATACCATGGATGCATGCGCTTTACTCTACGAGATAGGAAGCTAGAAGAGAAAGTGAGTGGTGCAGTACTTGTacagtattaataataatacccGCTCCTTTGAGCCATTCCTTGAGAAGATCCGCATTGCCGAAGAAGACTGGGAAAGAAAGTATTTTAAAGACGGAACAGAGAGGGTTAATAGTTACTTTCGGCATTAGTAATTTAAGCATTAGAACCTTGATAAATTTGGTACTCGCCATTCTTCTCCGGTGCCAGTCTTTTCACAATTGTTTTTAACGACTCGGTGTTCTCCGCTGATGATCCTTCTACGCTCGATAGATCCAGCTCCGATAGGAACTTTGGCAAGTTCGTTCTTTTGTTACTATTTTCCGACTAAAACGGGGAGATCGATTCGTGAACAAATTCCAGatttatcgtaaaatattaCGCTCTTAAAAGATGTACAATCTATCGCGAAaagtatatacttttatttgGAGTTTTATTCCATTCTTTGGTAAGAGAGAGGTGATTTAACGATTTGGTTAATGATTTATTCAATTGGTATAATTTTTTACGTAGACTCTTAAAGTAGGGTTATATGTAAAAGTACGGTtacgtaaattaaaaatttattttttatgtattttgtcTTTCATTTATAGTTACTCTTACCGAGGATGGAATATAACTTTTATACTTTCTATGGTTTTTTAAGGTAGAAGTGTAAATGAATAGTCGTAACATAGTAATCACCTCTGCTTTGCAGTAGCTGGGCATGAAACTAATCATTGAACCTGAAAAACCAAACGATACATGAGTAgcaaattttaagaaacaattAACGTTTTCTCGTAAAACGATGAAGTTTCTATGAGCAATATTCGATGACGAATGTGCACGTTcccttatatttaaaaatatacattataaAAAGATAAGATTTCATAGAACAATCTACTCCGATTGTATCGtggatttttatttctattggaAATTTTAATCACGTGACTCGAGATAAAGACAATGAAGGAAATGATTCGCATTATacttacataaaaatataattatttcaagGGAAGCCATTTTTGATAAATCCTTGGGCACGATTCTATAACAAACAAAAGGTATGAAAAATTaactcttgaatctgaaaaatGTATACATTATGTTAATTTCAGATTTTCATTGTATTTAACTTtaataatttgataaatattaatttaatagtGTGGCGCATTTGAAACGATGGTAGGAGAAGAGTTGCTTTATATTGTCTCCGTTTATGAAATCGaaactaaatgaaaaattacacgaatcaaattttataattgaatcAATGTATTTCGGATCGATACGTGAATAGATAGAAATGACTAAAATTTAGTTTCTCGAGCAAAATAGGGAACTAAAATTTGACAACAAATCAATGTATTTTGGATCAATACGTGAATAGATAGAAAGGACTAAAATTTAGTTTCTCGAGCAAAAAAGGGAACTTGCCGAAACCCGGGATCGAACCAGGGACATTTAGATCTTCAGTCTAACGCTCTCCCAACTGAGCTATTTCGGCTCCTTGAAAGCCCTTCTTTCATAGCCAATGGTAGAGTCAATATttacttattaatttttaataagttttagTAAATGCACGTAAATGAAACTTATTCGATAACAGTCTCGTTTAatcgaataatattgaaaaaatccCAACAAAGAATCtttcgtataaaataaattatcaatttattaaatacatttcatcgtttatcagtTTATTGTTAAGAACTGATTATtcattttatcgattttatcCAAATTTTAAGTAATTTATTTCCCGAAGTGAAGATTTCTAGTTGTTACATCGCTATCGTTAATGAAACGAGAGGATTCTATAGAAGTAAACATATTCAAGAGTCGAATTGATCGTGTAAAGCGAGACAATTGAGTTAACACAATTTTTCAAAGTATCTTACATTATTTATTCCAAGTGTTGCGTGTGTTACGCACGAGGAAACGTGACTTCGCGTAACGAATTAATTGATACTCGTAAATACGAGTACGTACCAACCTTGATCCCGTTATTATAGATTTAAATGTATATCTCTCGATGCAATTAATCGAACGGTCAGTaccaattttatttcgaaagtgTATCTCTTCATTGACGACGAACTCTTATCGCAGAACCATAGTTGGAGGAACGCTTGATCGGAGAAATTGGTTTCCGCGAAGCTAGTATCCATTTTCTCCAAATTATCCGAATTTCGTATTCCTTCCCGAGGTGTCTACCCGGTCACGGgtttaaatttgaaaagaaatcgcCTTTAAAACTCTCATTGGTTCTTGAATCGCGCCAATTAAGTTTCAACCTTCTTGATCGTGAAAGGGGAACCCCTAGTGATTTTCTCCCACGTCCTACTCGAAAAACGAATCGATAGTGTTTCGACACCGGAGCGTTCGGGCACTCTCAAACGTACAAATCAATTACACGAACAAAGATCATCGACGAACAAACCGACCGCACCGAGCGCGTAATTAATAAAAACTCGCGGACCGCAAGACACTTGTTAAACCGATGGATACCCTTTCCTCGTAGTTACTTTCGAGTAAAATCGTTTCCTATTCGTATCGGTGGTCGTTCATCGGATGAATTTTTCGCGGAGGAAACACCGATATCTCcgtgaaacgaagagaaagcTACCGGTTCGgtaatttcgttacaaattattataatttgcgAAATGAATATTCAGCGAGTTTTATCGCCGCTTATATTTGCCCCACGGTTtgttccattacaatggttagaGACAAAATCGATGTCAATAAGACGCATTCGTCGTGCGGAAGGATCTGGATAGATTCGGAACGTAAAATCGTTCGCGTTACAcgcaaaatataaataacgatTACGTGCACGTTAGGCGACATTTACACCTTCGTGACGACGAATTCGTGTCCGAACGATTAAGAAGTCTTACCGTGGAAACCCTCGACACGATCGCGATACCGCGTACCCTACGATTACCCGTGGAAATCGATTATCCTAATCAAATTTCTGGCCGTGGTAACGGGGTTTCCATTACACGGGGTTCCAGGTAACAGTGACGCCGTGTCGCGTATCGGGCGCCCCCCTCTGGCCCCGACTAACCCCCCCGTGTCCGTGGCTCGGTGACATTCAATCGGACATCACGGTTGGGCTCGTTGTCGGAAGAAACAAATAGCATCATGTTGCCGGGGGTATGACGCAACCGAGAAGATACGGTAGGGAACATCTTGTTCATTCTCACGGTTCAACGATTTACCGGACTTTCAAGATGATTACGGTAGTCATTAAGTTGCCAGTTGGCATTTGATGCGACGCGCAATTTATGGTTAATCCTTTGGGCGAACCGCGATGAGTATTATAATGACGTACTTTCACTCTCCCGGCACGGCTCAACTTGATTCGATATGATCCAACGATCTTTGTCGTCGATCTCGGATGTTTACTTTCAGGGATTGTCCTTCCATCCGGATCGATTCCGCTGTTGGCGACCTTTGAACCCCCCGCGATCGTGACAACCGACTAAAAATGCGAGAGAATTTCTCCGAGTTAAGTGGCCCCCACTGATCAACGCGGACGAGAGAGGAGGGAACGATTTTTTATCCGGATAAGAAACTTCGAGTAAGTAACGAAAGATCCTAGCTTCTTGAACAAAGAGTGGAATTTCAATTACGGAATTTATTTAGTGAATATTCCGCAAAGaacatatagaaattgttgTTAAAGATAACCGATGAAACTTTTCGATTTGTCCGTAGAAATTAGAATTCGAATCGCGGAATCGAATATTTCGCAACGAATGAAACAAAACTTAAGTAACATCGTttttactcgaatcgaattttgttcgtttcggaaCGTGTACACGcgcgatgaaacttttcgtccAATGAACTTTTAACGTAACTAGCTTCAAACAACTCGCGGTTTCGCGTTTGTTAACGGTAAAcagattttacaatttttatacgaatattttatCACTGATCGGTAATactaagtatttttcattcgttgcaGTAGCAC contains:
- the Thw gene encoding chitin-binding domain protein thawb: FVCYRIVPKDLSKMASLEIIIFLCSMISFMPSYCKAESENSNKRTNLPKFLSELDLSSVEGSSAENTESLKTIVKRLAPEKNGEYQIYQVFFGNADLLKEWLKGAGVTGQPGVDFPALTTIPATSFSCRGLKGGYYADLETNCQVFHICDNGRKISFLCPNGTIFQQSQLICDWWFKVDCSKSTELYEQSSEQLIEEERRRAESRKSKLDYQQSIESGGQQDYYDVQNLSYDGKQNGRIKTYEEPPLENQVQDRVKTSRYFDAGNNFSQESSSQRDGGQLFGSNGFQTGQTSSVKPQFNQFTRNTDEGTMNRYPTTSQDYYSTPKKAQNYHVAGRNTNGQRDEKGALKRLKFKSFSRNNTTSTVAQRVTPSYTESTTFRASNTSPAKESQQFAESAAFVGNRGNWLNENSGNSHQYYYQLYVNRDSTTRSPDYEQTTATIDRGDVDVSTQRNDYSLFTDPVTSTTYETTTQYPTTTVTPPCNDDVTESLVTNPSTNPDLPPTTESLLFANSNYEYRGNFNYNVNRNKDRITGTSNSGTDVPVTTRFYPTTENYRYNSVTPSSVQQKYTTNQFAPLPTSSVRSNSFGRSTESTVTRSAFDGQYSRPPGGKNPTTISPVYRQNYVTTTTEKPFKTTLAYQQNTATEKDLSPYDRSFTYKQGKVMSTLGPYVPFTRNYQAYSTTGTPARSTPYTPTVPTYTSAKTLIPKLKHSTSSTPGKSKSNAARFSEREHALSMLHSLKNLENHVPSLSDNLKVNEKTPNLSGPPAPATLHSLALYFSTATENFDSNEATDSSISPESEEDAEKSNISKKSNGTVTVPSGLLTQHTIDSYTELFKLNDAFENNNVTTEDRLDNTSVYGEDYNEDLELQQSGGSLDDLRKTNSTRLRELAQVFTHALSAYLLDPDTFKKVLTEIRPTEPSSTTLDSEQWRTTTEYPDEDYTVSVREKDEVLDFSDDGNDLRQKLTTVYPTTYEPPTTVQESVYDSPGTLPSTYYTTPKTSSQESYEPSTNLVSTNSVTNTYIETSMPPTETMFSAEPSSTPYSSDSSMFYEKNNEIDKGPQVTDNYIPVEETGNRVGGFQNNSATTVTEPYVDGRSFVTTPISDNYVVSPTPVPESLFAHMATYNWNKKATSKKPEQQLTPPFYESYAETVRRENERAALNLETYPSTPMSAQAVRVTTSNPKIYETPIDQPRKLQHHKSVIVESRPGGISHSSSRSSYTKFRNVYNRVDEHNLGSTERATTTVRSTEPTTSTTTDVDTTPCAHTDPNNSFETVSQKEEPKLLSNNHWTSSPAVTHLWETSVFVDPQRINHGLESDVSTTVSSGTDSFTGSNESLEYGNTPSLDDASSSTEDSNNESNLPHRLSREKDSPTTFSLLPTSFATDNTATPKPLITTRSSITTTITSSITSTNSLPQEALVSSLLPYTVSSNENLNGTEKEVAEKLFGKLNASSTSTLMRVMKQADNNETVRQLVLLLVRHCNDPVNKTMQREKEELLNALLRLPVNEFASEESRNVVAGINRLTVSSVDQTTRARSPSSAATFTEPPVTTFRSKKSRRFRTTTESSAGIVRRSEKTTDSVNSLQEDETSASDGRALELLRSLYTIATKWG